GGTGGACTCGTCGGCCAGCAGCAGGCTGGGGGAGGTGGCCAGCGCCCGGGCGATGCCGACGCGCTGCTTCTGCCCGCCGGAGAGCTGGTCGGGGTAGGAGTGCGCCTTCTCGGCCAGTCCCACGAAGTGCAGCAGGTCCGAGACCCGCTTGGCCTGCTGGTCCTTCGGCATCCCCGCCACCTGCAGGGGGTAGGCGATGTTGCCCCACACGGTGCGGGAGTCGAACAGGTTGAACTGCTGGAAGATCATCCCGATGCCCAGCCGCACCTGCTGCAGCTCCTTCTCGCGCAGCGTGGTGATCTCGCGGCCGTCGACCTTGACGCTGCCCGACGTGGTGGTCTCGAGCGCGTTGACCAGCCGCACCAGCGTCGACTTGCCGGCGCCGGAGTAGCCGACGACGCCGACGATCTCACCGGCCTCGACGTCGAGGTCGACGCCGCGGATCGCCTCGACGGGTGCCCCGCCGCGGGTCGCGGGGAAGGTCTTGTGCACGTCGCGCATCTCGACCAGGGCCATGGTGACTACCCCTTCGCCGCGGTCTCGGCCTCGACCTCGTCGAGGGTCGACTGCAGCGTCGACGCCGGCAGCTTGACGAACTCCGCGGTGCCGCCGGAGACCTCGTCGGCGCCCGCGAGGACGTCCTTGCTGTCCTGGTAGATCTTCACGAGCTCGAGGTACGTCGGGTCGTCGCGGTCCTCGGCGCGCACGGCGAAGACGTTGACGTAGGGCAGTGCCGACGGGTCGCTGGCGTCGTCCTTGGCGATGGCGTCGTCGAACTCCAGGCCCGCCTTCTCGACGAAGTCGTTGTTGATGACGGCCGCGGTCACGTCGGGCAGCGAGGTCGGCGTCAGGTCGGCCTTGATCGCCTTGACCTTCACCTTGGAGGCGCTCTGGTCGACGTCGGCCAGCGTCGAGTAGATGCTGCCGCCGCCCTCGAGCTCCACGAGGCCCTGCGACTGGAGCAGCAGCAGGCCGCGGGCCTGGTTGCTGTCGTCGTCGGGCACGACCACGGTGTCGCCCTGCTGGATCTCCTCGACCGAGTCGACCTTGCTCGAGTAGAGCGCCAGCGGATAGATCGCGGTCGAGCCCACCGGGGCCAGGTCGGCGTCGTTGCCGGTGTTGTACTCCGAGAGGTAGACGAGGTGCTGGAACTGGTTGACGTCGAGCTCGCCCTCGCTCAGCGCGGGGTTGAGCTGCGCGTAGTCGGCGAAGTCCTTCACCTCGAGGTCGATGCCGTGCTTGGCGGCCTCGGCCGTGAACGTGGCCCAGTAGGGGTCGCTCGCGCCGACCGTGCCGAGCACGACCTTGGTGCGCTCCTGGCCGCCGGCGGCCGCGTCGTCGTCGCCGTTGCGCACGACGAGGAAGGTCACGACCAGCGCCACGAGGACGAGGACGAGGACGGCGAGGCCGACGAGCAGCGGCGTGCGGCGGGACTTCGGTGGGGCGATCTGGGGCAGGGCGTCGGACACGGTGGAGCCTTTCGGGTGGGCGTGCGGGTGCGGTCGGCAGCGGGCGCGGGTGGGCAGCGCCCACCGGACCGGCGGTGCGGGTGGTGGGGCGAGGAGCGGGCCGGGGCCGTGCCCGTGGGGGCGACCGGGCGCCGGACGGCGGGGCTCAGGAGCAGGCGGAGCCGGGACAGCGGCTAAGACAACTAGTCCGAGCGACAAACGAGGGGATCACGTCCTGACACTAGCCTCGCACCCGCTGCCGGGACGAATCGGCGAGGGGTGCGCGGGGTGTGGGCCTGCTCACGTGCGCGCGGACGGTCCCGCAGGTGCGGGCCTACGATCCGGGGATGGTCGAGGCCCACCAGCTCAGCCGGCGCGACGCCCGTCGCCTCGCCGTGCGCGCGCAGCTGCTGACCCGCGAGCGACCCACGGACGTCGAGGACACGGTGCGCGCGCTGCCCCTGCTCCAGCTCGACCCGACCCGGGCGGTGGCGCCCAGCGCGGAGCTGGTGCTGTGGAGCCGGCTGGGGTCGTCGTACGCCGCTCGCGAGCTGTGGGACCTCGTCGACGAGCAGCGCGTCGTGGAGCTGCGCGGGGCGCTGCGGCCGGCCGAGGACGTCGCGCTGTTCCGCGCGGAGATGGACGCCTGGCCCGGCGTCGGCGACCTCACGGCCTGGCAGCGCGGCAACGCCGCCTGGGTCGAGGCCAACAACGCCTGTCGGATGGACGTGCTGGACCTGCTGCGCACCGACGGGCCGCTGCACCTGCGCGACCTGCCCGACACCTGCGTGCAGCCCTGGACCTCCTCGGGGTGGAACGACCGCAAGAACGTCCAGATGCTGCTCGGCTTCCTGGTCGCCCGCGGCGAGGTCGCGGCGGCGGGCGGCACCGGCCGCGACCGGCTGTGGGACCTGGCCGAGCGGGTCTACCCCGACGGGCCGCAGGTGCCGCTCCAGGAGGCGCTGCGGCGGCGCGACGAGCAGCGGCTGCGCTCGCTGGGGCTGGCGCGCGCGAGCGGCCCCGAGGTGCCCGGCGAGCCGGTCGTGGTCGGCGCGGCCGGCGAACCGGCCGTCGTCGAGGGCGTCCCCGGCCAGTGGCGCGTCGACCCGGAGCTGCTCGAGGCCACCCGCGCGCAGCGCTTCGCGGGGCGCACCGCGCTGCTCTCGCCCTTCGACCGGCTGCTGCACGACCGCCGGCGGATGGGGGAGGTCTTCGAGTTCGACTACGTGCTGGAGATGTACAAGCCCGCGGCGAAGCGGCGCTGGGGCTACTACGCCCTGCCGGTGCTCCACGGCGACCGGCTGGTCGGCAAGGTCGACGCCAAGGCCGAGCGCGCCCAGGGGGTGCTCCGCGTGGCCGCCGTCCACGAGGACGTCCCCTTCGGCGCGACGGTGGCGGCCGGCGTGCGGGCCGAGCTCGTCGACCTCGCCCGCTGGCTCGACCTGGAGCTCGAGCTGCCCGGGTAGTCCGGCCCGGGTGGGTCCGGTCAGTCCAGCCGGACCACGGCGGCCGCACCGGCGTCCAGGTGGGCCCCGGGCTCGACGCGGGCCCCGGTGAGCAGGTCGAGGCCGGTCACGTGCGCCGGCAGGGCGGCCGGGGTGTCGGCGTGGTTGAGCGCGACGACGTACGCCGCGCCGGCCTCGGACGTGCGGGTGACCACCTCCAGCCCGGCTGGCAGGTCGAGCCGCTCGACGCCGGCCGCCTCGCAGACCCGGTCGACCAGGGTGGCCAGCGCGGGGCCGTCGACGCGGGTGGCGACGTACCACGCCTGGCCGCCGCCGAGCCGGCGGCGGGTGAGCGCCGGCAGACCGGCCACGGGCCCGTCGGCGAAGGTGTCGAGCACCTCGGTGTCCTCGCCCACCACGACGTGCTCGGACCAGACGTCGCCGCGCAGGCCGCTCGCGAGCGCGACCGACTCGTCGGCGCGCAGCGGGTGGAACTCCTCGACCTGCAGGCCCAGGGTGGTGCCCAGCGGACCGGAGAGGCCCTCGGGGTGGACGGCGTCGTGCTCGTCGACGACGCCGCTGAAGAACGACACCAGCAGGGTGCCGCCGCCGCGGACGTAGGCGTCCAGGGACGCAGCCGAGGCGGCGGTGACGAGGTAGAGCTGCGGCGCCACCACGAGGTCGTACGCCGCCAG
This genomic interval from Nocardioides scoriae contains the following:
- a CDS encoding MetQ/NlpA family ABC transporter substrate-binding protein; amino-acid sequence: MSDALPQIAPPKSRRTPLLVGLAVLVLVLVALVVTFLVVRNGDDDAAAGGQERTKVVLGTVGASDPYWATFTAEAAKHGIDLEVKDFADYAQLNPALSEGELDVNQFQHLVYLSEYNTGNDADLAPVGSTAIYPLALYSSKVDSVEEIQQGDTVVVPDDDSNQARGLLLLQSQGLVELEGGGSIYSTLADVDQSASKVKVKAIKADLTPTSLPDVTAAVINNDFVEKAGLEFDDAIAKDDASDPSALPYVNVFAVRAEDRDDPTYLELVKIYQDSKDVLAGADEVSGGTAEFVKLPASTLQSTLDEVEAETAAKG
- a CDS encoding methionine ABC transporter ATP-binding protein, giving the protein MALVEMRDVHKTFPATRGGAPVEAIRGVDLDVEAGEIVGVVGYSGAGKSTLVRLVNALETTTSGSVKVDGREITTLREKELQQVRLGIGMIFQQFNLFDSRTVWGNIAYPLQVAGMPKDQQAKRVSDLLHFVGLAEKAHSYPDQLSGGQKQRVGIARALATSPSLLLADESTSALDPETTEEVLALLRRVNRELGITIVVITHEMEVVRSLAHRVLVMEAGRVVEQGPVLEVLSNPQQPVTRRFVGTIIDDEPGPEVLAGLRARHPGRFVKLAFRGSQTRQSDVFAELLRREVRFELVYGGIEEVQGDTFGNLTLALEGDPGAVDDAVAALADLVPTRELAR
- a CDS encoding DNA glycosylase AlkZ-like family protein encodes the protein MVEAHQLSRRDARRLAVRAQLLTRERPTDVEDTVRALPLLQLDPTRAVAPSAELVLWSRLGSSYAARELWDLVDEQRVVELRGALRPAEDVALFRAEMDAWPGVGDLTAWQRGNAAWVEANNACRMDVLDLLRTDGPLHLRDLPDTCVQPWTSSGWNDRKNVQMLLGFLVARGEVAAAGGTGRDRLWDLAERVYPDGPQVPLQEALRRRDEQRLRSLGLARASGPEVPGEPVVVGAAGEPAVVEGVPGQWRVDPELLEATRAQRFAGRTALLSPFDRLLHDRRRMGEVFEFDYVLEMYKPAAKRRWGYYALPVLHGDRLVGKVDAKAERAQGVLRVAAVHEDVPFGATVAAGVRAELVDLARWLDLELELPG